The proteins below are encoded in one region of Engystomops pustulosus chromosome 8, aEngPut4.maternal, whole genome shotgun sequence:
- the LOC140074804 gene encoding NADPH oxidase organizer 1-like isoform X2 — protein sequence MPQPDNVVGRHPLEAKAVGVLQSGKQKRELRKKFPLESGLLRKSETMIPKLRDVPIFRKNRSSSRFMERLRLLERFSQELMKTDNKISQCNLVVTFFTPTNSDLNVTFPENSIVIMPSEVREPQKREQPNQLPKPPASEPIISQMYMCVEDYETKDTKNRPFKVKSNEKLGVLIKESSGWWLVENEEKCVAWFPAPFLRTAEEKVETDSETESEEEGARYYTTTSYEAMSQDELSISRGVLVEVVEKSNHGWWLIRYNGKTGFVPAMYLKPYRNCHQLEAIMNQGNFPSMVNLFKASSTLDLSRPEESWRKVDLHPTHNDAQKAAENKLDRRKSRSLSGLPVMTQYGFQHPPNPLPPQEKVRVVVPSSGAGMRPLLPKKQAIRDPPPASKEQPQPMPVPLPRKISVEALVMQSNPKDARGLSNSHPASSNTPQVPQRPKKHEILNKCTSATRMAFKKREGALMYG from the exons AGAGAATTAAGAAAAAAATTCCCTCTGGAATCCGGATTACTCCGAAAATCTGAGACAATGATCCCCAAACTAAGAG ACGTGCCAATCTTCAGGAAGAACAGGAGCAGCAGTCGCTTCATGGAGAGGTTGCGCTTACTGGAGAGATTTTCACAGGAGCTGATGAAAACCGACAACAAGATCTCACAGTGCAACTTGGTGGTGACATTTTTTACTCCTACCAACAGTGATCTCAACGTGACCTTCCCCGAAAACAG CATAGTGATAATGCCATCCGAGGTAAGAGAACCACAGAAAAGAGAGCAGCCAAATCAACTACCCAAACCTCCAGCCTCCGAACCCATCATATCCCAAATGTACATGTGTGTTGAAGATTACGAGACCAAGGACACCAAGAACCGCCCCTTTAAAGTCAAAAGTAATGAAAAGCTGGGGGTATTGATCAAGGAAAGCTCAG GGTGGTGGTTGGTGGAGAATGAGGAGAAATGCGTAGCCTGGTTCCCAgctcctttccttagaactgcaGAAGAAAAAGTAGAAACAGATTCAGAAACAGAATCTGAAGAAGAAG GGGCCCGATACTATACAACCACATCTTATGAAGCCATGAGCCAGGATGAATTGTCCATCTCCAGAGGGGTCCTAGTGGAAGTCGTAGAGAAGTCAAACCATGGATGGTGGTTAATCAG GTACAATGGAAAAACTGGATTTGTCCCAGCGATGTACTTGAAACCCTACCGGAATTGTCACCAGCTTGAAGCCATAATGAACCAAGGAAACTTCCCCTCTATGGTAAACCTCTTCAAAGCCTCCAGCACCCTGGATCTGAGTAGACCAGAAGAATCGTGGAGAAAAGTCGACTTACATCCAACCCATAATGATGCACAAAAGGCTGCTGAAAATAAACTGGACCGCCGAAAATCCAGGTCCTTAAGTGGGTTACCAGTGATGACACAATACGGGTTCCAACACCCTCCTAATCCATTACCACCACAGGAAAAAGTCAGGGTGGTGGTCCCGAGCTCAGGTGCAGGGATGAGGCCTTTGCTTCCTAAGAAACAAGCCATCAGAGATCCACCTCCAGCTTCCAAAGAACAACCACAACCCATGCCCGTACCACTACCAAGGAAGATAAGTGTAGAAGCACTGGTCATGCAAAGCAACCCTAAAGATGCCAGAGGCCTCTCCAACTCTCATCCTGCCTCCAGCAATACACCACAGGTTCCTCAGCGGCCAAAAAAGCATGAAATTCTTAACAAGTGCACATCAGCAACAAGGATGGCCTTCAAGAAAAGGGAAGGTGCTCTCATGTACGGCTAA
- the LOC140074804 gene encoding NADPH oxidase organizer 1-like isoform X1, with product MPQPDNVVGRHPLEAKAVGVLQSGKQKINIFSILWSDRNEIVIYRSFEEFKKMHRELRKKFPLESGLLRKSETMIPKLRDVPIFRKNRSSSRFMERLRLLERFSQELMKTDNKISQCNLVVTFFTPTNSDLNVTFPENSIVIMPSEVREPQKREQPNQLPKPPASEPIISQMYMCVEDYETKDTKNRPFKVKSNEKLGVLIKESSGWWLVENEEKCVAWFPAPFLRTAEEKVETDSETESEEEGARYYTTTSYEAMSQDELSISRGVLVEVVEKSNHGWWLIRYNGKTGFVPAMYLKPYRNCHQLEAIMNQGNFPSMVNLFKASSTLDLSRPEESWRKVDLHPTHNDAQKAAENKLDRRKSRSLSGLPVMTQYGFQHPPNPLPPQEKVRVVVPSSGAGMRPLLPKKQAIRDPPPASKEQPQPMPVPLPRKISVEALVMQSNPKDARGLSNSHPASSNTPQVPQRPKKHEILNKCTSATRMAFKKREGALMYG from the exons ATCAATATATTTTCAATCCTTTGGTCTGACCGCAATGAAATTGTCATCTACCGTTCCTTTGAAGAGTTCAAAAAGATGCAC AGAGAATTAAGAAAAAAATTCCCTCTGGAATCCGGATTACTCCGAAAATCTGAGACAATGATCCCCAAACTAAGAG ACGTGCCAATCTTCAGGAAGAACAGGAGCAGCAGTCGCTTCATGGAGAGGTTGCGCTTACTGGAGAGATTTTCACAGGAGCTGATGAAAACCGACAACAAGATCTCACAGTGCAACTTGGTGGTGACATTTTTTACTCCTACCAACAGTGATCTCAACGTGACCTTCCCCGAAAACAG CATAGTGATAATGCCATCCGAGGTAAGAGAACCACAGAAAAGAGAGCAGCCAAATCAACTACCCAAACCTCCAGCCTCCGAACCCATCATATCCCAAATGTACATGTGTGTTGAAGATTACGAGACCAAGGACACCAAGAACCGCCCCTTTAAAGTCAAAAGTAATGAAAAGCTGGGGGTATTGATCAAGGAAAGCTCAG GGTGGTGGTTGGTGGAGAATGAGGAGAAATGCGTAGCCTGGTTCCCAgctcctttccttagaactgcaGAAGAAAAAGTAGAAACAGATTCAGAAACAGAATCTGAAGAAGAAG GGGCCCGATACTATACAACCACATCTTATGAAGCCATGAGCCAGGATGAATTGTCCATCTCCAGAGGGGTCCTAGTGGAAGTCGTAGAGAAGTCAAACCATGGATGGTGGTTAATCAG GTACAATGGAAAAACTGGATTTGTCCCAGCGATGTACTTGAAACCCTACCGGAATTGTCACCAGCTTGAAGCCATAATGAACCAAGGAAACTTCCCCTCTATGGTAAACCTCTTCAAAGCCTCCAGCACCCTGGATCTGAGTAGACCAGAAGAATCGTGGAGAAAAGTCGACTTACATCCAACCCATAATGATGCACAAAAGGCTGCTGAAAATAAACTGGACCGCCGAAAATCCAGGTCCTTAAGTGGGTTACCAGTGATGACACAATACGGGTTCCAACACCCTCCTAATCCATTACCACCACAGGAAAAAGTCAGGGTGGTGGTCCCGAGCTCAGGTGCAGGGATGAGGCCTTTGCTTCCTAAGAAACAAGCCATCAGAGATCCACCTCCAGCTTCCAAAGAACAACCACAACCCATGCCCGTACCACTACCAAGGAAGATAAGTGTAGAAGCACTGGTCATGCAAAGCAACCCTAAAGATGCCAGAGGCCTCTCCAACTCTCATCCTGCCTCCAGCAATACACCACAGGTTCCTCAGCGGCCAAAAAAGCATGAAATTCTTAACAAGTGCACATCAGCAACAAGGATGGCCTTCAAGAAAAGGGAAGGTGCTCTCATGTACGGCTAA